A genome region from Bombilactobacillus bombi includes the following:
- a CDS encoding rhomboid family intramembrane serine protease gives MRKIQQRPWATYVILIIQLVVFGWEIFKGGSQNIAALLASGAKVNSLVAQGEWWRLITPIFVHIGWQHILINSLTLYFMGQQLEFLYGPLKFSIIYLLSGIGGNLMSFAFGSQNSISAGASTSLFGLFGLYVALGIIFKNNQGIRQWSQQFLILIVFNLVADIFIGDIDIWGHVGGALVGFLVGWIITIPQMKNALPKLWRIISTVGLIVLAIVLYRIGVVRA, from the coding sequence ATGAGAAAAATTCAACAGCGACCATGGGCAACTTATGTAATTTTAATAATTCAATTAGTTGTCTTTGGTTGGGAAATATTTAAAGGCGGCAGTCAAAACATTGCAGCATTATTAGCCTCTGGAGCCAAAGTAAATAGTTTGGTGGCCCAAGGGGAATGGTGGCGATTAATAACACCAATCTTTGTGCATATTGGTTGGCAACATATTTTAATTAATTCGTTAACTTTATATTTCATGGGTCAACAATTAGAATTTTTGTATGGTCCCTTAAAGTTTAGTATTATTTATTTATTAAGTGGTATCGGCGGCAATTTAATGAGTTTTGCTTTCGGAAGTCAGAACTCCATTTCTGCTGGTGCTAGTACTTCATTGTTTGGCCTATTTGGTCTGTATGTAGCTTTGGGAATTATTTTCAAAAATAATCAAGGAATTCGTCAATGGTCACAGCAATTTTTAATATTGATTGTATTTAATTTGGTTGCAGATATTTTTATTGGCGACATCGATATTTGGGGTCATGTTGGTGGAGCACTTGTGGGATTCTTGGTTGGTTGGATTATTACGATTCCACAAATGAAGAATGCATTACCAAAATTATGGCGTATAATTAGTACAGTAGGATTAATTGTACTAGCAATTGTTTTGTACAGGATAGGAGTAGTTCGCGCATGA
- the mltG gene encoding endolytic transglycosylase MltG yields the protein MANSDKNNKPDVPERNTSIQRKRQRDSEHRVVNSIAGWIIAIIAILIVTFGVLGYNYVQESLQPMNSNNHQEIEVKIPIGSSNKEIASRLQEKKIIRSATVFNYYVKSHNYTDFQAGYYTFKPSMTLTQIVARLQKGGSSEHIARPDNNVLVREGVTIEQIGDVISKNTPYSKKEFLALMKNQKFMKQLQNTYPQLLDSTMKSKDVRYHLEGYLFPATYPYYSGMSLEKLVTEMVAKTNQELTPYYDQMKAKDLTVQQTLTLASLIEREGVTEKDRRLISGVFFNRLDQNMPLQSDISVMYAMNKHKRHLNGHDVKIKSPYNLYKNPGFGPGPFNSPSINSIVDVLNPSERDKGYLFFVADLKTGKVLYSTNYAEHLRNVASINQ from the coding sequence TTGGCTAATTCAGACAAAAATAATAAACCTGATGTACCAGAAAGAAATACTTCTATACAAAGAAAGCGGCAACGTGATTCAGAACATCGTGTTGTTAATAGTATTGCGGGCTGGATTATAGCAATCATTGCTATTCTAATCGTAACTTTTGGTGTTTTAGGCTACAATTACGTTCAAGAATCATTACAGCCGATGAACAGCAATAACCATCAAGAAATAGAAGTGAAAATTCCTATTGGCTCATCCAATAAGGAAATTGCTTCGCGTTTGCAGGAAAAGAAAATTATTCGCAGTGCAACTGTTTTTAATTATTATGTCAAATCTCATAATTATACTGATTTTCAGGCCGGCTATTATACTTTTAAGCCTTCGATGACACTTACTCAAATTGTCGCACGTTTGCAAAAGGGTGGTAGTTCTGAGCACATTGCCCGTCCTGATAATAATGTATTAGTACGAGAAGGTGTAACGATTGAACAAATTGGTGATGTCATTAGTAAGAATACCCCTTATAGTAAAAAGGAATTCTTAGCATTAATGAAAAATCAAAAATTTATGAAGCAATTGCAAAACACTTATCCGCAATTATTAGACTCGACTATGAAATCTAAGGATGTTCGTTATCATTTAGAGGGTTATCTATTTCCTGCTACTTATCCATATTATTCGGGGATGTCATTAGAAAAACTGGTGACAGAAATGGTAGCGAAAACTAACCAAGAATTAACACCTTATTATGATCAGATGAAAGCAAAAGATTTAACTGTGCAGCAGACATTAACTCTTGCTTCTTTGATTGAACGTGAAGGTGTTACTGAAAAAGATCGGCGCCTGATTTCTGGAGTGTTCTTTAATCGCTTGGATCAAAATATGCCTTTACAGTCCGATATTTCTGTAATGTACGCTATGAATAAGCATAAACGCCATTTAAATGGTCATGATGTTAAGATAAAATCACCATATAACTTATATAAGAATCCTGGATTTGGCCCAGGTCCGTTTAATTCACCAAGTATTAATTCGATAGTGGATGTCTTAAATCCATCTGAGCGTGATAAAGGGTACTTGTTCTTTGTAGCTGATTTGAAAACTGGAAAAGTTCTCTATTCTACAAATTATGCAGAACATTTGAGAAATGTTGCGTCAATTAACCAATAG
- the udk gene encoding uridine kinase — protein sequence MSQQSSSSKQPLIIGVSGGSGSGKTTIARRLIKELGQQSIALLQMDSYYKQLDLPYEQRKLQNFDHPLSFDTDLLVADLQQLRNFESIEVPIYDFVKSNRTAETRHQEPANVIVLEGIFALYDQRLRDLMDIKVFVDTDDDIRLIRRIKRDVEHRGYTLETIFDQYLEHVRPMYQQFIEPTKRYADLIIPEGGANEVAIDLLTSKIKYLIYQGHKYNK from the coding sequence ATGTCTCAGCAAAGTTCATCTTCAAAACAACCATTGATTATTGGTGTCAGTGGAGGATCTGGTAGTGGTAAAACAACCATTGCCAGACGCTTAATTAAAGAACTTGGCCAACAATCAATTGCATTATTACAAATGGATTCGTACTATAAGCAATTAGATTTACCTTATGAGCAACGCAAGCTGCAAAATTTTGATCATCCATTATCTTTTGATACAGACTTATTAGTAGCTGATTTACAACAATTGCGGAACTTTGAAAGTATTGAAGTTCCAATTTATGATTTTGTTAAAAGTAATCGTACAGCTGAAACTCGCCATCAAGAACCAGCCAATGTGATTGTTTTAGAAGGAATTTTTGCTTTGTATGATCAACGTTTGCGTGATTTGATGGATATTAAAGTATTCGTTGATACTGATGATGATATCCGTTTGATTCGCCGGATTAAACGTGATGTAGAGCATCGAGGCTACACTTTAGAAACTATATTTGACCAATATTTAGAACATGTTCGCCCTATGTATCAACAATTTATCGAACCTACTAAACGCTATGCTGATTTAATAATTCCAGAGGGTGGAGCTAATGAGGTGGCGATTGATTTATTAACTTCTAAAATCAAATATTTAATTTATCAAGGGCACAAATATAATAAATAA
- the rpmG gene encoding 50S ribosomal protein L33 → MRVNITLECTECHERNYLTSKNKRNNPDRLELNKYCPRERKVTLHRETK, encoded by the coding sequence ATGCGAGTAAATATTACATTAGAGTGTACCGAATGTCATGAACGCAATTATTTAACCAGCAAAAACAAGCGTAATAATCCTGACCGCCTGGAACTTAATAAATATTGTCCGCGGGAACGTAAAGTGACATTACATCGCGAAACTAAATAA
- a CDS encoding YqgQ family protein has product MHTLYDVQQVLKKFGIYVYVGKRIWDIELMAIELDRLYHEQVIDQATFITCKLVLNREHKIEEQGMKKDNGKPKVNWN; this is encoded by the coding sequence ATTCATACCTTATATGATGTGCAGCAAGTACTTAAGAAATTTGGTATTTATGTATATGTTGGTAAACGGATTTGGGATATTGAATTGATGGCGATTGAACTAGATCGACTCTATCATGAACAAGTGATTGATCAAGCAACTTTTATAACTTGTAAATTAGTATTGAATCGGGAACATAAAATTGAAGAACAAGGAATGAAGAAGGACAATGGAAAACCAAAAGTTAATTGGAATTGA
- a CDS encoding DUF3042 family protein: protein MAQKHGVIKGIVIGSLATAGAVLGSALTYRQKVIKPVNDEEDRIEANRRKANRKAHSAHHAN, encoded by the coding sequence ATGGCACAAAAACATGGAGTCATTAAAGGTATTGTTATTGGATCTTTAGCAACTGCAGGCGCAGTATTAGGTTCAGCTTTAACCTATCGTCAAAAAGTTATTAAACCTGTAAATGATGAAGAAGATCGAATTGAAGCTAATCGCAGAAAAGCTAACCGCAAAGCACACTCAGCACATCATGCCAACTAA
- a CDS encoding ROK family glucokinase, with product MENQKLIGIDLGGTTTKFAIMTAQGEIQQRWSIQTDILNNGNNIIPNIIDSINHHLQMYQMQPEQFAGIGIGTPGSVDYQAGTVDSAFNLNWDRPMTIKQQIEAGTKMSVKVENDANVAALGERWQGAGNNAADVAFVTLGTGVGGGIIVDGHIVHGNGGSAGEIGHMTIDPNGYTCTCGKKGCLETVASATGVVRVARDYAQEYAGNSQLKANLDNGDDITSKDVFDLAKQNDLLALLVIEYVCKQLGLALSTVAVTLNPEYIVIGGGVSNAGDFLLSHVQQSYEQYVFTAIKNTTTLKLATLGNEAGVIGAASLILDK from the coding sequence ATGGAAAACCAAAAGTTAATTGGAATTGATTTAGGCGGTACTACTACGAAGTTTGCCATTATGACCGCTCAAGGCGAAATTCAGCAACGCTGGAGTATTCAAACAGACATTTTAAATAATGGTAATAATATTATTCCTAATATTATTGATAGTATTAATCATCATTTACAAATGTATCAAATGCAGCCAGAACAATTTGCTGGAATTGGGATTGGAACTCCAGGAAGTGTTGATTATCAGGCCGGAACTGTTGATAGTGCTTTTAATCTGAATTGGGATCGGCCAATGACAATTAAGCAGCAAATTGAAGCTGGTACCAAAATGTCTGTCAAAGTAGAAAATGATGCCAACGTTGCAGCCTTAGGTGAACGTTGGCAAGGTGCTGGTAATAATGCCGCTGATGTAGCCTTTGTAACCTTAGGAACAGGTGTCGGTGGTGGCATTATCGTTGATGGTCACATTGTTCATGGCAATGGTGGTTCAGCTGGAGAAATTGGTCATATGACAATTGATCCGAATGGCTATACTTGTACTTGTGGTAAAAAGGGCTGCTTAGAAACAGTTGCTTCTGCTACTGGCGTTGTACGAGTTGCTCGTGATTATGCACAAGAGTATGCTGGAAATTCACAATTAAAGGCTAACCTTGATAACGGTGATGATATTACTTCCAAAGATGTCTTTGACTTGGCTAAACAAAATGATCTACTTGCATTACTGGTGATTGAATATGTTTGCAAGCAATTGGGACTAGCTTTAAGTACGGTTGCGGTCACTTTAAATCCAGAATATATTGTAATTGGTGGTGGCGTTTCCAACGCGGGTGATTTCTTATTGTCGCATGTTCAACAAAGTTATGAGCAGTATGTTTTTACCGCTATTAAAAATACTACAACTTTGAAATTAGCTACTTTAGGTAATGAAGCCGGCGTAATTGGGGCTGCATCATTAATCTTAGATAAATAA
- a CDS encoding aminotransferase class I/II-fold pyridoxal phosphate-dependent enzyme, with product MEDLPSQIQQAVQEVDQQIQPQIAKVNQQIDNNQAKVLQAFTHQQMSESHLSGSTGYGNYDEGRETLDRVYAEVFHTQAALVRPQFVSGTHTIAVGLFGCLQPGQKLLYLTGKPYDTLQEVIGMNKRQAGTLKEYGIEFKYQPLTTDGMVDYSHLAQTLADFQPNVVAIQRSRGYEVRPSYTVAQIAEMIAFVKERLPEVIVFVDNCYGEFSEEQEPTEFGADLMAGSLYKNAGAGLATTGGYLVGRKDLIEKSAIRLTAPGIGSHEGATGPYLRGMIEGFFLAPQVTGSAIKGAIFAAALLEKLGFVVTPKWDEPRTDLIQTIILGSADKMVQFARAIQKYSPIDSFVQPEASPMEGYEDQIVMAAGTFVEGSTIELSADGPIRPPYAIYLQGGLTYSHVRIAVAHACADIL from the coding sequence ATAGAAGATTTACCGTCTCAAATTCAACAAGCTGTTCAAGAAGTTGATCAACAAATCCAACCACAAATTGCAAAAGTTAATCAGCAGATTGATAATAATCAAGCCAAAGTTTTACAAGCATTTACTCATCAACAAATGTCAGAAAGTCATTTGTCCGGTTCCACTGGATATGGTAATTATGATGAAGGCCGAGAAACTTTAGATCGAGTTTATGCAGAAGTTTTTCATACGCAAGCTGCTTTAGTGCGGCCCCAATTTGTTTCTGGAACGCATACGATTGCTGTAGGATTATTTGGGTGCTTGCAACCAGGACAAAAATTACTATATTTAACAGGTAAGCCTTATGACACACTCCAAGAAGTTATTGGTATGAATAAGCGGCAAGCTGGAACCTTAAAGGAGTATGGGATTGAATTTAAATATCAACCCTTAACTACCGATGGCATGGTTGATTATTCTCATTTAGCACAGACTTTAGCAGATTTTCAACCCAACGTTGTTGCTATTCAGCGCTCGCGAGGTTATGAAGTACGTCCCAGTTATACGGTGGCCCAAATTGCAGAAATGATTGCTTTTGTTAAAGAGAGATTGCCAGAAGTAATTGTTTTTGTTGATAATTGTTATGGTGAATTTTCTGAAGAACAAGAGCCTACAGAATTTGGCGCTGACTTAATGGCTGGGTCATTGTACAAGAATGCTGGGGCAGGTTTAGCTACTACTGGAGGTTATTTGGTAGGTAGAAAGGACCTAATTGAAAAATCCGCCATTAGGTTGACTGCTCCAGGAATTGGAAGCCATGAAGGGGCTACCGGTCCTTATTTACGAGGAATGATTGAAGGATTTTTTTTGGCACCTCAAGTCACTGGAAGTGCGATTAAAGGAGCAATTTTTGCAGCAGCCTTATTAGAAAAGCTAGGTTTTGTAGTAACACCAAAATGGGATGAACCACGGACAGATTTAATACAAACAATTATTTTGGGTAGTGCTGACAAAATGGTGCAATTTGCACGGGCCATTCAAAAGTATTCACCAATTGATTCCTTTGTTCAACCAGAAGCTAGTCCAATGGAAGGATATGAAGATCAAATTGTTATGGCTGCGGGAACTTTTGTTGAGGGTTCAACAATTGAATTATCTGCTGATGGTCCAATACGACCACCGTATGCTATTTATTTGCAAGGGGGATTGACTTATTCCCATGTGCGTATAGCGGTTGCGCATGCTTGTGCAGATATTTTATAA
- the miaA gene encoding tRNA (adenosine(37)-N6)-dimethylallyltransferase MiaA has product MKKKKVIIIVGPTAVGKTALSIEIAHKFAGEVISGDSMQIYQHLDIGTAKIMPSEMQGVRHHLIDICDINQRYTVYDFQQEANRLITAITHQQKLPLIVGGTGFYIKALVDNLNLGGDKERQDTTNIRQDYLQKLTQIGARELWQLLQQRDAVAAAQIAPQNTRRVIRALEVLDLTGQQFSQQQQQHANFDYLIIGLTTERTLLYQRINQRVDEMLNRGLINEAHWLYEQRNQAPQASQGIGYKELFPYFAGEMSQIDAVELIKRNSRRFAKRQLTYFRHQLTIHWFDLIKYPQQLQQITALVEKFKE; this is encoded by the coding sequence TTGAAAAAGAAAAAGGTTATTATTATTGTTGGCCCTACAGCAGTAGGCAAAACAGCTCTCAGCATTGAAATAGCTCATAAATTTGCTGGAGAAGTTATTTCAGGCGATTCCATGCAAATATATCAGCACTTAGATATCGGCACTGCTAAGATTATGCCTAGCGAAATGCAGGGAGTTAGACACCATTTAATTGATATTTGCGATATTAATCAACGTTATACTGTTTATGATTTTCAACAAGAAGCTAACCGGCTAATTACTGCGATTACTCATCAACAAAAATTACCCCTAATTGTCGGTGGCACTGGTTTTTATATCAAAGCTTTAGTTGATAATCTCAATCTGGGCGGTGACAAAGAGCGCCAAGACACAACTAATATTCGCCAAGACTATCTGCAAAAGCTAACCCAAATAGGAGCTAGAGAATTGTGGCAACTGTTGCAACAACGAGACGCTGTAGCTGCAGCACAAATTGCTCCTCAAAATACTCGTCGAGTTATTAGAGCGTTAGAGGTTTTGGATTTAACTGGTCAACAATTTAGTCAACAACAACAACAGCATGCGAACTTTGACTATTTAATTATTGGTTTAACCACTGAGCGCACTTTATTATACCAGCGCATAAATCAACGAGTTGATGAAATGTTAAATAGGGGTTTAATTAATGAAGCACATTGGCTCTATGAGCAAAGAAACCAAGCTCCACAAGCGAGCCAAGGTATTGGTTATAAAGAATTATTTCCTTATTTTGCTGGAGAAATGTCACAAATAGATGCAGTCGAATTGATAAAACGAAATTCGCGTCGTTTTGCGAAGCGGCAATTAACTTACTTTAGACATCAGTTAACTATTCATTGGTTTGACTTAATCAAATATCCCCAACAATTACAACAAATAACTGCACTTGTCGAAAAATTTAAGGAGTGA
- a CDS encoding peptidoglycan D,D-transpeptidase FtsI family protein, which translates to MKFLKRLNKPKTTQSILPFRLNVLLVIVFVLFALLIGQLAYLQLLNGSKFQAEVERSDKTVIAGNVPRGLIYDSKGRLIVNNEPSSAITYTRSASVKTSDMYQIANRLQKFIHVDDSNLTSRDKADYYLAKESNYKKVTKVINKNMTEEQLQAEPDRDEYRRAITYVKKQKPDLSPAQLQAAAIFAKMSAAYQYSTVYIKNYQATPQEVAQVSEHQTELPGIQVGIDSQRSYPMGDSMTSIIGKVSTEKQGLPDNRINELLAEGYSRNDRVGTSYLEQEYEPILKGSKSQTQISVGTNNRLTDSIQKYKGEKGDNLNLTIDAEYQKKVDQAVHNTFDSARANGVTQYSDGAYAVAINPKTGAILAMSGVHYNPKTGNMTDDSLGVINRTFVMGSAVKGATVLGGLMSGAISPENSVLPDSPIYLPSTPVKKSVYPIGTFGALSAQKALEFSSNIYMMRLAMRMGNAKYVPNSYIHIDDDIFQKLRGYYNQFGLGIKTGIDLPGESSGIEGPTMNSDGIVKVGSALDESYGNYDAYTLIQMAQYVSTIANGGYRMRPYLVQSIQKTRDDGSLGAVVNQTQPQVLNRVGFNNSQLNVVKDGFYNVVHGNGGWTTAKQLANVKPAIAGKTGTAQSFYYDPDNPYNTNPAQTITLSMVAYAPYNDPQIAVAVVMPNLSSEKGEYNLNLVKSMITSYFDSDTKDSQ; encoded by the coding sequence GTGAAATTTTTAAAGCGACTTAATAAGCCTAAGACTACTCAGTCGATTTTGCCTTTTCGTCTAAATGTACTCTTAGTAATTGTTTTTGTTTTATTTGCGTTATTGATTGGCCAACTGGCATATTTGCAATTATTAAATGGTTCCAAGTTTCAAGCAGAAGTTGAACGCTCTGATAAAACAGTAATTGCAGGTAATGTTCCTCGCGGTTTAATTTATGACTCTAAGGGGCGCCTGATTGTTAATAATGAGCCTAGTAGTGCTATTACTTATACACGCAGTGCTTCAGTAAAAACTTCAGATATGTATCAGATTGCTAATCGATTACAAAAATTTATTCATGTAGATGATTCTAATTTAACTAGCCGTGACAAGGCTGATTATTATTTGGCCAAAGAATCTAATTATAAAAAAGTTACCAAAGTTATCAATAAAAATATGACCGAAGAACAATTGCAAGCTGAACCAGATCGCGATGAGTATCGGCGAGCTATCACTTATGTTAAAAAGCAAAAACCAGATTTAAGTCCTGCACAATTACAAGCCGCAGCTATTTTTGCTAAAATGAGTGCGGCTTATCAATATTCAACGGTTTACATTAAAAATTATCAAGCAACACCACAAGAAGTGGCTCAAGTCAGTGAACATCAAACTGAACTTCCAGGAATTCAAGTGGGTATTGACTCCCAACGTTCATATCCAATGGGAGATTCAATGACTAGTATTATTGGAAAAGTTTCTACAGAAAAGCAAGGCTTGCCTGATAATCGGATTAATGAGCTCTTAGCTGAAGGTTATTCGCGTAATGATCGAGTAGGTACAAGCTATTTAGAGCAAGAATATGAGCCGATTTTAAAGGGGAGCAAGTCACAAACTCAAATTTCTGTAGGTACCAATAATCGACTTACTGATTCTATTCAAAAATATAAGGGTGAAAAAGGAGATAACCTGAACTTAACTATTGATGCTGAATATCAAAAGAAAGTTGATCAAGCTGTCCATAATACATTCGATTCTGCGCGTGCGAATGGAGTTACCCAATATTCTGATGGTGCTTATGCAGTAGCCATCAATCCCAAAACTGGGGCCATTTTAGCAATGTCGGGTGTTCACTATAATCCCAAAACAGGCAACATGACTGATGATTCATTAGGTGTAATCAATCGTACTTTTGTTATGGGGTCAGCAGTGAAAGGGGCTACTGTTTTAGGTGGCTTAATGTCTGGTGCTATTTCACCGGAAAATAGTGTTTTACCAGATTCACCAATTTATTTACCAAGCACACCAGTTAAAAAATCAGTTTACCCTATCGGAACATTTGGTGCTTTAAGTGCGCAGAAAGCCTTGGAATTTTCTTCTAATATCTATATGATGCGTTTGGCTATGCGAATGGGTAATGCGAAATATGTGCCAAATAGTTATATTCATATTGATGATGATATTTTTCAAAAATTACGGGGTTATTACAACCAATTTGGTTTAGGTATTAAAACTGGCATTGATTTACCCGGTGAAAGCAGTGGAATTGAAGGACCTACGATGAATAGTGATGGGATAGTTAAAGTGGGTTCAGCACTTGATGAATCTTATGGGAACTATGACGCCTATACATTAATTCAAATGGCACAATATGTTTCTACCATTGCCAATGGTGGCTATCGTATGCGTCCGTATTTAGTACAGTCCATTCAAAAAACTCGAGACGATGGTTCGTTAGGAGCAGTTGTCAACCAAACTCAACCGCAAGTTTTGAATCGGGTTGGTTTTAATAATAGTCAATTGAATGTGGTTAAAGACGGATTTTACAATGTAGTTCATGGCAATGGTGGTTGGACAACAGCCAAACAGCTAGCTAATGTTAAACCTGCCATTGCCGGGAAAACTGGAACGGCACAATCATTTTATTATGACCCAGATAATCCTTATAACACTAATCCAGCTCAAACCATTACTTTAAGTATGGTCGCTTATGCTCCTTATAATGACCCGCAAATAGCAGTTGCGGTAGTCATGCCAAATTTAAGTAGCGAAAAAGGCGAGTATAATTTAAATCTGGTTAAGAGTATGATTACTAGTTATTTTGATTCAGATACAAAAGATTCCCAATAA
- a CDS encoding 5-formyltetrahydrofolate cyclo-ligase, whose amino-acid sequence MGNKNEFRKQQSTKLKNWWKQNQVVPSTLYQNLFAAPYFQTAQTIAITVSMATELPTQPIIQRALQLGKSIYIPKTYSNYSMDFFNLQAQKSISRTAFGVWEPEEIDPLNSVGADLTIVPALAVALDTKQRIGFGAGYYDRYLAQHPQTQSVVLALPPIVFQHADWEIDVLDYPVNHVITESRLI is encoded by the coding sequence ATGGGAAATAAAAATGAATTCCGCAAGCAACAATCAACCAAACTCAAAAATTGGTGGAAACAAAATCAAGTAGTTCCATCTACTTTGTATCAAAATTTATTTGCAGCACCTTATTTTCAAACAGCACAAACAATTGCAATCACCGTTAGTATGGCCACGGAATTACCAACGCAACCAATTATTCAACGTGCTTTACAGTTGGGGAAGAGTATTTATATTCCCAAAACTTATTCGAATTATTCAATGGATTTTTTTAATTTGCAGGCACAAAAATCAATATCACGAACGGCTTTTGGAGTCTGGGAGCCAGAAGAAATTGATCCATTAAATTCAGTAGGGGCCGATTTGACTATTGTTCCTGCTTTAGCAGTTGCTTTAGACACTAAACAACGTATCGGCTTTGGAGCAGGTTATTATGATCGATATTTAGCGCAGCATCCACAAACTCAAAGTGTTGTTTTGGCTTTACCACCTATTGTTTTTCAACACGCTGATTGGGAAATTGATGTACTGGACTATCCTGTGAATCATGTTATTACAGAATCGAGGCTCATATGA
- a CDS encoding rhodanese-like domain-containing protein produces MSFLNSLILVIAIFLIYYGGSWLYYRLRAKQLGGELDNEQFEATMRKAQLVDLREKKYFDAGHILGARNLPYTQLKMLTSELRSDLPVYLYEQGSTLSIRAALKLKKLGFQDVKWLKKGFNEWNGKTKKTTKL; encoded by the coding sequence GTGTCATTTTTGAATTCATTAATACTTGTTATTGCGATTTTTTTGATTTATTACGGTGGTTCATGGCTTTATTATCGTTTACGAGCCAAGCAATTAGGTGGTGAGCTCGATAATGAACAATTTGAAGCAACAATGCGGAAAGCACAATTAGTTGATTTGCGTGAAAAAAAATATTTTGATGCAGGTCATATATTAGGTGCGCGGAATTTGCCTTATACACAATTAAAGATGCTGACTTCAGAATTACGTTCTGACTTGCCAGTTTACTTATACGAACAAGGTAGTACGCTCAGTATTAGGGCAGCCTTAAAGTTAAAAAAACTTGGTTTTCAAGATGTTAAATGGTTAAAAAAAGGCTTCAATGAATGGAATGGGAAAACCAAAAAAACAACGAAACTTTAA
- the greA gene encoding transcription elongation factor GreA translates to MAEKRYPMTAEGKQKLEQELEDLKLKKRPEIIERIKVARGFGDLSENSEYSSAKDEQSIVESRISEIMTMLQYADVVDVNEVDANEVSVGKKVTFQEDDDEPETYQIVGAAESDPMNGKISNDSPIAKSLLGKKVGDQVSIETPGGSFIVKITNVEN, encoded by the coding sequence TTGGCTGAAAAAAGATATCCAATGACAGCTGAGGGGAAACAAAAGTTAGAACAAGAATTAGAAGACTTGAAATTAAAAAAGCGTCCAGAAATCATTGAACGAATTAAAGTTGCCCGAGGTTTTGGTGATTTATCAGAAAATTCTGAATATTCTTCCGCTAAAGACGAGCAAAGTATCGTGGAATCAAGAATTTCGGAGATTATGACGATGTTGCAATATGCTGATGTCGTTGATGTCAATGAGGTAGATGCTAACGAGGTTTCAGTAGGTAAAAAAGTTACCTTTCAAGAAGATGATGATGAACCTGAGACTTACCAAATTGTAGGAGCTGCTGAATCCGATCCGATGAATGGTAAAATTAGCAATGATTCACCAATTGCCAAGTCTTTATTAGGCAAAAAAGTTGGCGATCAAGTGTCGATTGAGACGCCAGGGGGATCTTTTATCGTTAAAATTACTAATGTTGAAAACTAA
- a CDS encoding HesB/YadR/YfhF family protein has protein sequence MKITISPVAQQWYQENIDLKPGDGLHFYGKVYGKTNVHQGYSIAFAKQKPQQPYYEVVYQQISYYFNDEDVWFFTGYDLQIDYDAKVDSPTYTFVDETSK, from the coding sequence ATGAAAATAACAATAAGTCCAGTAGCACAACAATGGTATCAAGAAAATATTGATTTGAAACCTGGAGATGGCTTACATTTTTATGGTAAAGTATACGGCAAGACTAATGTCCATCAAGGATATTCAATAGCCTTCGCAAAGCAAAAACCGCAACAACCATATTATGAGGTTGTTTACCAACAGATTAGTTATTATTTTAATGACGAAGATGTATGGTTTTTCACAGGTTATGATTTGCAAATTGATTATGATGCCAAGGTTGATAGTCCAACGTATACTTTTGTTGATGAGACATCTAAATAA